The following proteins are encoded in a genomic region of Armatimonadota bacterium:
- a CDS encoding ABC transporter ATP-binding protein: MTDPIVQVHDLRKRYGTLVAVDGVSFEVRRGEIFGILGPNGAGKTTTLEMLEGLRTPDGGSAVVDGVDVRRDPRGVRARIGVQLQEAGFFDRLTVEETLRLFAAFHGRPAPVPALLERLQLADKRRAWVRTLSGGQRQRLAIAVALVHDPPLLFLDEPTTGLDPQARRNLWDVIEALRREGRTVILTTHYMEEAQRLCDRVAIMDHGRLVALDAPRALIRTHAPTATVALAGADEPADREAALAALPAVRQVERANGEVRLATTDPVETVQAVMALHRAGTLRFTQLRVEEATLEDVFLHLTGRRLRE, encoded by the coding sequence ATGACCGATCCCATCGTCCAGGTCCACGACCTGCGCAAGCGCTACGGCACCCTCGTCGCCGTCGACGGGGTGAGCTTCGAGGTCCGCCGCGGGGAGATCTTCGGCATCCTCGGCCCCAACGGCGCCGGCAAGACCACCACCCTGGAGATGCTGGAGGGCCTCCGCACCCCGGACGGCGGCAGCGCCGTCGTCGATGGCGTCGACGTGCGCCGCGACCCGCGCGGCGTGCGGGCGCGCATCGGCGTCCAGCTCCAGGAGGCCGGCTTCTTCGACCGCCTGACCGTCGAGGAGACCCTGCGCCTCTTTGCCGCCTTCCACGGCCGCCCGGCCCCGGTGCCCGCGCTGCTCGAGCGCCTGCAGCTCGCCGACAAGCGCCGCGCCTGGGTGCGCACGCTGTCGGGCGGGCAGCGGCAGCGGCTGGCCATCGCCGTGGCGCTGGTGCACGACCCGCCGCTCCTCTTCCTCGACGAGCCCACCACCGGCCTCGACCCCCAGGCCCGCCGCAACCTGTGGGACGTCATCGAGGCCCTGCGCCGCGAGGGGCGCACCGTCATCCTCACGACGCACTACATGGAGGAAGCGCAGCGCCTGTGCGACCGGGTGGCCATCATGGACCACGGCCGCCTCGTGGCCCTGGACGCGCCCCGGGCCCTCATCCGCACCCACGCGCCCACGGCCACCGTCGCCCTCGCCGGGGCCGACGAACCGGCGGACCGGGAGGCCGCGCTGGCCGCCCTCCCCGCCGTGCGGCAGGTGGAGCGGGCCAACGGCGAGGTGCGCCTGGCCACCACCGACCCCGTGGAGACCGTGCAGGCAGTGATGGCCCTGCACCGGGCCGGCACGCTGCGCTTCACCCAGCTCCGGGTCGA